A genomic region of Dunckerocampus dactyliophorus isolate RoL2022-P2 chromosome 10, RoL_Ddac_1.1, whole genome shotgun sequence contains the following coding sequences:
- the stx6 gene encoding syntaxin-6, which translates to MSMEDPFFVVKGEVQKAVNAAQSLHQRWSELLLEGGGASKEEMDWTTNELRNSLRSIEWDLEDLDETISIVESNPKKFNLYAAELSKRKAFISSTRHTVKEMKEHMSSPAVACIDRTNKQALMGDCGAQGPLWQASGDKYSRLDRQLQNANSQFIEEQQVQQQLMAEQQDEQLELVSGTIGVLKNMSERIGMELDEQSVMLDDFSHEMDNTHSRLDNVMKKLAKVSHMTSDRRQWCAIGVLLAILFVILLLLFIL; encoded by the exons ATGTCCATGGAAGACCCGTTCTTCGTCGTCAAAGG tGAGGTGCAGAAGGCAGTGAATGCAGCTCAGAGCCTCCATCAAAGATGGAGCGAGTTGTTACTGGAGGGGGGCGGGGCCTCCAAGGAAGAGATGGACTGGACCACCAATGAGCTGAGGAACAGCCTGCGCTCAATCGAGTGGGACCTGGAAGACCTCGATGAGACCATCA gcatcgtAGAGTCCAACCCCAAGAAATTCAACCTGTATGCTGCAGAGCTGTCCAAGAGAAAAGCCTTCATCAGCAGCACAAGACACACAGTGAAG GAGATGAAGGAGCACATGTCTAGTCCAGCTGTAGCCTGCATTGACAGAACAAACAAACAG GCTCTGATGGGTGATTGCGGTGCTCAGGGTCCACTGTGGCAGGCTTCTGGTGATAAGTACAGCCGACTGGACCGTCAGCTGCAGAATGCCAACTCTCAGTTCATCGAGGAGCAGCAGGTTCAGCAACAG CTGATGGCAGAGCAGCAGGACGAGCAGTTGGAGCTTGTTTCAGGAACAATCGGAGTCTTAAAGAACATGTCAGAGAGGATTGGCATGGAGTTGGATGAACAGTCTGT TATGTTGGATGACTTCAGCCACGAGATGGACAACACTCACTCCAGACTGGATAACGTCATGAAGAAACTGGCCAAAGTGTCCCACATGACCAGCG ACCGCCGCCAGTGGTGCGCCATCGGTGTGCTGCTCGCCATCCTCTTCGTTATCCTACTCCTGCTCTTCATCCTCTGA
- the LOC129189041 gene encoding uncharacterized protein LOC129189041 translates to MKRGRIPLRANHDLLTPDAHAVAKLGPVLQLRSESVAVLSSDQSDPSKLMRSCPASHRLRFEDETEAEADSRYLDRQRQRTSHGVAGILVCKPKLSLHVNSRPHAGLEANGATGARAVLLGVKQIQSPYRLDLWTEPIKETHIGLVTPPDICRRGDVATGRLSVRTGRTDQMQASGNRAPLKATPTKELPLNPYSPEQLPSGQILKQDHEEPRGEVQEKNLCLDPSSHKSSTSQTAVNKQRRLPSGNTNDGQVREPMGEELHLPQPFGYRQQSTRLSLRRLFSSVASCRARTGSLDRLTAQPRPTSDPAPNRYPHQRMPGSPSLHLRK, encoded by the exons ATGAAGCGAGGCCGTATCCCGTTGAGAGCCAACCACGACCTGCTGACCCCGGACGCACACGCAGT TGCCAAACTCGGTCCAGTTCTCCAGCTGAGGTCAGAGAGTGTGGCTGTGTTGTCCAGTGACCAGAGTGACCCATCCAAGTTGATGAGGTCGTGTCCGGCAAGTCACCGTCTACGTTTTGAAGATGAGACCGAGGCTGAGGCCGACTCCCGTTACCTGGACCGGCAGAGACAACGTACAAGCCATGGAGTCGCAGGCATCCTGGTCTGCAAGCCCAAACTCAGCCTGCATGTCAACAGCAGGCCGCACGCGGGGCTTGAGGCCAATGGAGCAACGGGAGCGAGGGCAGTTTTATTGGGGGTCAAGCAGATCCAGAGCCCATACAGACTGGACCTGTGGACCGAGCCAATCAAAGAAACTCACATTGGTTTGGTCACGCCCCCTGACATCTGCAGAAGAGGAGATGTTGCGACCGGACGACTCAGCGTACGGACAGGAAGAACTGATCAGATGCAAGCCAGTGGAAACCGAGCCCCTCTCAAGGCCACACCCACCAAAGAACTGCCGTTAAATCCCTATTCCCCTGAGCAGCTGCCCTCAGGCCAAATTCTGAAGCAGGACCATGAGGAGCCTCGGGGAGAGGTCCAGGAGAAGAATCTTTGTCTAGATCCCAGTAGCCACAAGTCATCCACATCTCAGACAGCAG tgaacAAACAAAGGCGGCTTCCCTCAGGGAACACCAATGATGGACAGGTCAGAGAGCCAATGGGGGAAGAGCTCCATCTTCCTCAGCC attCGGCTACAGACAGCAGTCCACTCGTCTGTCTCTGCGTCGTCTCTTCTCCAGCGTTGCTTCATGCAGGGCCCGAACCGGCAGCCTGGACCGCCTCACTGCGCAGCCTCGACCCACTTCTGACCCCGCCCCGAACCGGTACCCGCACCAACGGATGCCG GGGTCGCCCTCCTTACACTTGAGGAAGTGA